One window of Mus caroli chromosome 11, CAROLI_EIJ_v1.1, whole genome shotgun sequence genomic DNA carries:
- the Sost gene encoding sclerostin, with protein sequence MQPSLAPCLICLLVHAAFCAVEGQGWQAFRNDATEIIPGLGEYPEPPPENNQTMNRAENGGRAPHHPYDAKDVSEYSCRELHYTRFLTDGPCRSAKPVTELVCSGQCGPARLLPNAIGRVKWWRPNGPDFRCIPDRYRAQRVQLLCPGGAAPRSRKVRLVASCKCKRLTRFHNQSELKDFGPETARPQKGRKPRPGARGAKANQAELENAY encoded by the exons ATGCAGCCCTCACTAGCCCCGTGCCTCATCTGTCTACTTGTTCACGCTGCCTTCTGTGCTGTGGAGGGCCAGGGGTGGCAAGCCTTCAGGAATGATGCCACAGAGATCATCCCCGGGCTTGGAGAGTACCCTGAGCCTCCTCCTGAGAATAACCAGACCATGAACCGGGCGGAGAATGGAGGCAGAGCTCCCCACCATCCCTATGACGCCAAAG ATGTGTCCGAGTACAGCTGCCGCGAGCTGCACTACACCCGCTTCCTGACAGACGGCCCGTGCCGCAGCGCCAAGCCGGTCACCGAGTTGGTGTGCTCCGGCCAGTGCGGGCCTGCGCGGCTGCTGCCCAACGCCATCGGGCGCGTGAAGTGGTGGCGCCCGAACGGACCGGATTTCCGCTGCATCCCGGATCGCTACCGCGCGCAGCGGGTGCAGCTGCTGTGCCCCGGGGGCGCGGCGCCGCGCTCGCGCAAGGTGCGTCTGGTGGCCTCCTGCAAGTGCAAGCGCCTCACCCGCTTCCACAACCAGTCGGAGCTCAAGGACTTCGGGCCGGAGACCGCGCGGCCGCAGAAGGGTCGCAAGCCCCGGCCCGGCGCCCGGGGAGCCAAAGCCAACCAGGCGGAGCTGGAGAACGCCTACTAG